The Cryptomeria japonica chromosome 2, Sugi_1.0, whole genome shotgun sequence region TTGAGCACAACTGGGACGGGCTTGGATGGCTGCTGTGATGTTGAGAAGGTAGTACTGAGTGTTGTGAGGAATCTCGATCTCTGAGAAACTGCAGGTGCATGATCCCACATAGACTTCTCGATCGTACAGTTGGGCAGTCTTGTGAACTGCAAATTTAGATGCAGCACATTCTTTGACCCAGTTCCTTTTACTTGAAGTTGGGCTCCAGTTACAACAAAAACACCTCTACCCACTTTCTTAACCCAATTGGGATCATGCTTGATGGCCACTGTGCAAATATGAGAGTAGTTCTTTTTCTGAACGGGCTCAAAAAACTGGTTGTCCCTCTCATCTGACCCTCTCCATCTTGGTGCTTCAGAAAAGATAGTCTCATACCAGAGAGGTTGAAGAATCTTTGGAAGGGTAGAAAGATATTGGAGATGTATTGCCAACCTGTCGCACTTCTTGCCTTCAAGATAAAGTCGAAGCCCACTTACAAGATTTCTACCAACAGACACCTGTTGTAGACACGGTAGCTCCAATACTTAGACGAAGTTCATCATGATTGCTACATATTTAAGATTTATGTAAGATTTCCTGTATGTTATGACCACACTTACCCTTCTGTATTATTGCACTTTGCAACATGACACTAATTTGAAACTATAGCTGGTTGGTCTATTCTAGTGGTAAGGTTAAAAAGCTTTATATGGCAATATCCCCTCACATTGATTGCAGTTTAGTCCTATGAATAGTAAATGTCGTTGAAAAGACTTTGTTAAAAAAATTTGAGTCAAGTGAGAAAGGAGAATATTGTACCTGGGCCATGTTGACATAAAGTTTTGGACTCATCAAACTGAATTGCAAAGACAGGCATGGAAGTCTTTTACTTGAAATCCCAAGTGGTAGCTCGCTATGCATTGGAGCCCATTCAAGATGAACTTGGAATTCAAGGAAGTACCGTAAATCACCAATCCGAGGCTTGTCTGTAGTAAGAAATTGAGATTAGTAACTTGTAACACACAGTAGGTATTTAATTCTTGTTCCATAATATTTAGCAATCATTTCTTTGCAAACTCTGGATCTGTACAATAAATAATCATATTTTTGAGCAAAATGCATAAAAGCAATAGATCATATACACTACCCTCAAAGTATCCTTCAAAACCTTTTAACGTAGAGAAGTTCGAAAATTAGGAAAAGAATGAAAACCCAGTATTTGTCTCTTAAGTTAATAATCAAGTAAAAATATGGTCATCAACTACATTAGACATCTCTTTAAGACTTTAAAGGAATGTAAGATGTTCAAAGCTAAAATCCGGTGTAATTCATTAGAAATTTAACTGTTGGGATTTCACTATTTGCAGGATACTGGTAGAGTGCATGGACCAGGAACTACGTAGATTTGGCAGTAATGTGGAAAAGCCTTTGTGctaaattgtcaaattttgatgtaatggaACTTTTTTCCTCGGGTGAgatataatacaagaaaaattGGGTACATAATCACATAATTAGCATTTGGTATGACATGCACCTATGCATAAATCTATATTATAAATGTTTTTCATATAGCTTGGCTTGCTAGAGTTGCTCATAATGGTTTATTATCCAAGAGCTTATTTGGATAGCCAAAATTACACTGTAAGATGTTCAAAGATAAAATCAAATGTAATGCAGTTAGAGATTTAACTGTTGGGATTTCACTATTTGCAGGATACTGGTAGGGTGCATGCACGAGGCACTATGTAGATTTAGTGGTAACGTGGAAAATTCTTCGTGCtcaattgtcaaattttgatttaATGAAACTTTTTGCCTGGGGTGAGACATAGTACAAGAAATATCAAGTATATTATTACATAAAGAGACAAATGTTGCCCTCATGAGAATGACTTGAGCAATGAATCAAAATGATCCAAGAAAGATGCAAGGTTGTCTTCCCAAGGCCTCCCATTGATTGATGATATTCCGGATCTAGAATAGTGCAAAGTAGTCAACTCTATGCCAAGAATGAGAGTATGAGATCTAAGGTACTCTAGTGACTGTTGCTATGTAACGGTGAAGGAATTGTTTCACGAATCTATATCCCCCCATGGCAGTGACTAATTAGGCAAATAGGCACTTGACATTTTCATGGATAAGATAGGCTGAAAGAAGCAGCTATAATTTAGTTGCTCTGGAAGTCAACCTGAAATATTGGTGTCTAaagtaaaaaaattcaaaatgtagGGCCACATATATCCAACAcaaataatgaaaaatatttagctaGGGACTCTCTCAAGCCTTTGCACAAAAAATAAAATCTCCCTCAAAAATCATAACAGATAGGAAGACTAAAGGTAAAGTATTTTTCCATCTATGCCTATAGGAGAGAGAAAATATGGCATATCCTATTGCCTCATGGAATATGATGATCTATCTCAAGTTCTCAACTTCTAAAAACTTTGCCAGAAATACTCATTATATAAAGGTGACATTGAGCTAGAAAGCTACAGGGAGAGAATATTCGTGGCTCTTGAAGTATGTGCCGCATATCTAGGATTAAAAGGTTTCTTCTCATTTTAAGCATGTCAAACCACTTGGAATCAACATCATGACTGCCAATATTCCAAATGGAAATGGAAGGCAGACTACAGTACTAGAGAAATTGGCGAGAGAGATCAGCCAAAGTGATTTCCAACGTAATCAAACCACTTGGGACTAACTTTCTGACTGTCAAGTATTCCGATGGAGGTGGAGGGCAAATTACAGGGCTAGATAAATTGGCAAGAGAGATTAGAAATGTCTGCCCAACAAGGTCAAAGCACACTTATCTAGACTAACTGTCACGACAAAAAAGGAAACTAGAGATTACAATGACGGCTTTATGCTAGGTACCCCTAAAAAGGAGGGAACGTGTAATATCCTCAATAACATTTGGATAGCACCAAAATTTGTGACTGTGGCTAACAAGAACATGGAAATCTCTGAGTCCGAGATCAACAATTAGATAACGAAATAGCCATTGGTGGAAATGCAAATTAAGATCAACAACATGCAATCTCTATTTTGATTGTTTAGGGAAACAGTTGTAACTTTTCCTTGTCATCAATAGATGAAATCTCAAATTGCTATTGAAAATACATAGTTTCAATGCTATAAGAAACACAGTCAAAGCAGTACATTCAAATTAAGAATTGGAATTATATGGAGATTCCCTCTTGGACCAATTTTAAGTAAGTGTTGGGTTCTAGTCATACAATGTTAGTATTAAATTTAAATGGTTGACTTATCACAAACAAATATCATTTGATATGAAAATAACCTCTATTTTCTTGATGTTGAAAATAATGAGGAGAAATTCAAGGAAACCACACATCAGATCCAGTTGTACCTCCTTGTGTTTTGTATTAAAGGTATTTGTTGGAGGAAACACCCTATCTTATTTTAGGTACTAACTACCCCTTACAATGAAGCATTTCAAGTCATGCATGTTGTGGACAAAATTTTCACGTAATTTATTGTTGAGTTAAAAAATGAGACTGTTAGGAGTATTTTGCATTGAAGATGTGAAGATGCAGGTTCAAGAAAGTGACACAATAGGATTTCCTATCCCACTTCAGAGATATATCCCTTATCATGAGGATTGTACAATATGAAATCATTTAGTGAAGAACAAAAGAGGTGGACATGGGCACTATGAATAGGAGATTCAAATGATGGTGCAAACTGCAAACAAGTTCATAATGACTGTTGCCTGAAGAAATAAGCGAGATTATGAGCTATCTACAAGAGCAGATTTATGGTTACAAGAAGGATCATGATCCAGTTCCTAAAGGATTAAATGCAGTTATGGAAAAGAGGAGAACAAAGAGCTATCCCACAGTCACATGTAGAAAACCCAATGTAGCTGTCATGGCCTTAGAGGTCATTCCAATAAAGAGATTAGAGAGGATGTACCCAACGTAGCTGCTATCACTGTATAAGTCATTCCAAGAAAAGAGCTTAGAGTAGTGATATTTCACCTACAGCATCATCCCTCCTACAAAAATTCCGGAAGTGATCTGAATCCCAGGGAGGCTTTGGGTGACAACATACTAAATTGTTGAAATCTAGACATGTTACAAGTGGAAGCAATATTGACGAGTCAATAATGATCAGAGAGAGACTTGCAAGTAAGATGTAGATTCAAAAAAACAAACCATATGAGTTAATTTGTTATACATGGCAAACTCTTGAGATGGATGTTTGATTACTTGTTTTCTAACTGTCTATGTTATCAATGCGTGTCTAGATTTTATCTGCAAGTTTTAAGATTTGTGTTCTATCTAATCTCCTTTATCCTACCCTACATATGTTACAGATGTGTCTATGTTATGTGACAAGAATGCAAATTACAAAAGAATGGTTACAAAATGGTTGAGGTTCAAGTAACAGTTAACGGGTTGCCTTCCTATAGATGTTATCATTAGTTTTCCATACGGTCTATGTGGAGAAATAACCTAGCGTGGCATAAGCCATGCGGGCATAGACAAGAGGGCATGAGTGAAGGTACAACATTGTGCATTAATCACACAGAAGATCTGAATCATGTGTGCCATCTTTTCTTGGTCCATTGATCTTTGCATAGAATATGGAATTGCATGAGATTGTGCTAACCTTTTGGTGCAGAGCTGTGAAAATAAAGCATTTTTGGTGATGACACAATATCTTTGCATGCTGATGCAATATGGCATGGTGAGGAGCTGTTCTATGTGTCCAACATTATGGCTATCATTGGTGAATGACACGGCACAACTTGGCAGGGACACAACAAAATTAAAGGTCCAGCAAATGCCAAGTCTGTAGTAATTCCACAAGGAAAAAGCTTGCACCTTCCATCGAAATCAAAAACATgattatagtgaaaatatatatgGTATGCATTAAGAAAAATTACAACCTCACAAACTACTTTGAGAACATGGAGGCTGGAATCACCGCCTATCATGTAATGAAAGTGATAACCTGGTTGGGAACCAACTGagaggataagatagttgagaggataaatgaaataggattttttttttgcaaatgctTATAATAGAAGTAACTTTCTAATGCTACTTCTACTAGAAGATACAGTTGTACAACTATAAACTCAAAAAATAATGAATAGTTGCAGATGAACATTTAAAAGAAAGAGAATGAAATAATGTTAATGTACATGACTAATCAAAGTAGGTCAATTGAATAAAAAGTGCAAGTTGCAACAACAAATTAGGAGTTTTAACATGGCTCCAACAGGTACAATTCTAAAGCTAATACTAGAAGTAAAAGGAAGCAAAAGACCCCATGAAGAGAGAGGCAATCCAAATGATTGAACcttagaaaaataaatatatacaaaGCCAACTAGTATAAAATATTCTTGTGAAATGAGAGGCCCATGTTAAGGGAGAGCCACCAACAAAGCTAGGTAAAGAGAGCCTAAGGGCAAAATGGATCTAGTCAAGTGGGTCAAGCTAGACAATTTCTCCTAACACTCATGATTGTCAATCCTCcagatgaagaaggaaaattgATAATGCTCAGCTACCCATGTGGCTTGGTCAAGTAGTGCATAGCAGTCAACTTTGTGCCAAGAATGAGATAATGAGATCTAGGGTGTCCTTGTGGCATCTCATTAAATAGGGGAGCAGTTAGACACCTCACAAATTTATAACCCTTTGTGATAGTAATCAAGAGGAAAATGGGGGCTGACACCTCGTATTGATACTATGGGCTGAATGAAGAAGTAATAAATTTAATTGCCTTAAGTCCTTAGGAGAGCCTAATTTGTAAAAGTAACAAATTCTGAAAATTAGGGCCAATCAACACAAATAACAAAAAGGATAACATGGGACCGTTGACTCTTTCTACAAATAATAAAATCTGCctcaaatataataaattaataatagataggaaattcaaagaaaaaatatccTTCTATCTAAATCTCTAGGAGATAGAAATGAAGGCATATCCCATTTCCTTGTGGGATATGGTGATCTATCTCAACGACGTACTAGAGTGAACATATTGCAAGTGTCCAAAGGTGATCTTTAATCCATGtgaacaaaaaaaaacatattgaCAGGTACGATCAGAAATCCACAAGAAATCCTTGTCATAAAAAGACAATATATGGATTAGAGGTGATTGGAAAGAAAATCAATGGAGCAACTGAAGTTTACACCTCATATCTAGGATCAAAAGCTTATAGTCAATAATTTGTTTTATCTTATCATCTCCACTCAAAATCAAATTAATCCAACCACTAAGTATTGCAAGGACCAACTTCAAGGCTGTCAAATCTTCCAATGGAAATGGAAGAAGACCTTGCAGTACTAGAGAAAATAGTAAGAAATTATAAATCTCTTTTCATGCCATGAGGTAAAAACACATCTATCTAGATAAACCACCATGACATAAAAGGATagaaataaatgcattttagaGGAAGGTTGAGCATATTTATCATTTTCGGTGCAAACAGTGACAAGCATTATGCTAAGGATCACCTGAAAAGAAGCAATGTGTAGAATTCCCAATGTCCTATAGAATTAAATGCTATGAATATAGTCAGCTGGAATCTTAAAACCTACGAGTGCAATATTAATGGTTGGGTCATCAAGCAATATTTTTATTTTCCTGGTAACAATACATTATTTTTCCTCACCAAGCCCTCTCTATTTGATTTCACTCATTTAAGTTAAGAGATGTTTTTGGAAAGGTTTATAAGCCTGTCATGCATCTCAGTAAAAATTTTGAAGCTAAAGGGTCTACACACGAAGTTCATCCTGTCCAACAAGCACAAATGTATCTTAAGATGGATCTGATTTGTGGTTAGAGGTATTGAAGAGACTTGAGGTGACAATCCTTATTTTCTTATTATTATCTTGTAGTGGGATTGTCATATCAGATCTATGTTGAGTCTTGAGTGTTCTAACTTCTTTgagtttatttatttcttattgTAAATAGTTGCATATCCATCACAATGTTAACCTTGAATGTATCCCATGCATTCATCCACCAAACTTTCAAGTTGATATAGGGTATAAAATGTGCCTTTCTGCTCAAACAAGTGTTTCTGAGTATTACCATCAAGAAGTAACGTTAATTGCACCATCGACATGGTCAACAGGAATGCAATGAACATCACAGCAATCTTGTGGAATCTCCATGTTAGGTTTTCTAGAATTGAATATGCAGCTGCAAGAAATCCAGAGCAAAGGCTTAATGAGATCAATTGCCTCACTCTGAGTGAGAGGTAGCATCTATAATCATTAGAAGGAAATATAGCCTTGTTAGGTTGTGCATCAATTAGAAGTAAGTTAACAAGGCAACTTCCAAGATTTGCTAACGTATTTTAAGCATAGACATTATTGATTACTTGATAAGGCCACTGTCCATTGTATATCCATTCAAACCAGCCAATGCACCAACCAACTTTGTATTTTTGATGAAAAATGTCTCTATACGTATTCAAAGAGGAGGACTATCATCTCTTGTCTGAAATGGCTAAACAGCATTAATATCCACTTCTGGTTCTATTCTGATGAACTTCTTGATAGATTAGCAGGGTATCAAACCTAGATACATTTTCCTATATGACACATAGGTACCACTTGTTATCTCAGCTGTAACAATATTTAGTTGCTGTTTTGTTGAAGAATATCATCCAGATGACCAGAGTTTAGGACATTTCTTTTTCTAACAGGATTTTCATGATGCAAAGCAATACGGTTCATGATTACAATCAGTAAATGGGTGCTAAACTTTGCATTTAGCATAGTTATTTTCTCTCTTGACTTATTTCCAGCATACTCACATCGGAGGTATAGATTGATAGCTTGACTTAAGAAACCACTGCCAGGAACACCAGCCAGAAGAGATGTTATAGGGATGAATTTAAATAGTATTGCTTCTGGATTGGTGGGCACTGTAAGAAGCCATTCACAATGTGACTGCAAAGATACCAGTCCTCCTCTCTTGGAGCATATTACTGTTATTCCCTGCACCAAAAAGAGTCAGGtcagttgaaacttgaaacaaAACAATTCAATAACATTGTAATCAGGGCTGCTTGCCTTTCTTGCAGGTGTCTTAAGTTCTTTACCCATTTGcccattaaaaaaaattcaaatcatatGCCATTATATTGCTGGAGTATGTAGTAATCCCCATCTTTTCGCAAATGGAGGAAATAATTACCCTATTTACTGGGAAAAAGGATCTAAGGTTATGTATTTTACATTGAAGTATAGGATTTAGACTCACATCCTTGCTTGATGCAGCTGAAAAGCTGTCCATGTTTagagtatttggttgaaagatatCGCTAAATGCCTTAGGAACCTGTAGTAAATTGAGCATAAGTCACTGGCATGTAAAGATCTTGTCTATAGTAGATGATGCATAAGACTAATATAATTTGAAATCTAGCATGCTTGAACCGAATTCTTACCCTTTGTCTACTTTCTCTGTTTTTTGCATGCAGAGGTGCAAGACTACATGTCCCTGTAAACAACTGATCTCCTATATTGTCCAAGTGCCTTTTGAGTTCAGTTGGTGATAAAGTTGAGGAATGGCTCTGCCTTACAAATACAACATCCTGACCTCCTACCGTCACATCCACAATTATGTGGGTTCCATAAGTATTAATAAACCTGCATTTGGAGAATAAGTCGTCAACCtaatatcaaaatatttttttaataatcagATCTGGATAAGATATTCAAATCAACCTTGCAAGTGCTGCTGGGTCCCAAAAGGTTGGGACTGCCTTCTTGACTTCTTCTTTGAGAACCAATGGAGACCTTGTAAGGTGCACACTGTACAGTGAGATGAAGTAGCCATCAAAGGCTAGGTGCTTTGTTTCAGTAGCATCTGTCAGCCATGCCCCTGTAAATGCATACATGGAATTGAAATGACCAGATGGGATCCTCCCCGATATAGAGGCTTTCTGATTGAGCAGCTCTGACATCTGTGAAGAAAAATCACATATACTTTTTATGTTGATGTATTGTATCTGAGTTGAGCAACTGGATATAAAAGAAATCTGAAACAATTAATAACAACAACCATGATTTGTTCGATGGTCAATAATTAGTAAGCATGGCATCGGGGACAAAGGAACATTAAAGGAATCCCCTACTTTCACCTAGGGAAATTTTGATAAAAAGCAGGTACTAAGAAACAAATCTTGGTTATGAACGATAGAGATTGATTGTTATTTTGAGCTCATGAGACTCAGGGCTTGAATGACACTACACAAGATGTCCGAGTTCAATTCTCATGTTGAGAAACTCATCAGTAGGGGATGCAAGCCGGTAGATAGGGCAAGATGATCCTGTTGAAACAGGGATCACACCTAATCTCAGGAAGAATCACCCCAGCCATGCAAACAGTAAAAATTCAATAGCCTCCTCGCCTTTGTGTACCCAACTAGATTTTTTGGTACATCCTATTTGGCATCAGGGTTAAAGAGGCAGAAGACATAGAAGTTTCCTCCAGTTATGAATCTGTCCTGTTAACCTTTAATTCTCTATTTTATGAAGGTGGCGATTAATAAATTTATGCACAGTCTCGAAGCCCCATCTTTTTGAGGTATGATCTTACCTGTTGCAAGGTTGGGATATTAAATGTTTGATGTCTATCTCTTCTTGTAATCTCTGCAATTGCAGAAGTTTATAGACTATTTAGGTTTAATTGTCAAGCATTCCTCCGACAATTATCACTTGTTCTGCataaagtgtttgtagatgatatggAGAACCGACTGTACTAGAAATATCTTCAAGCCATGCTTGAACAACACCTAAAAAACTTGAACCCTAACAACCTAAAAATTTATGCCCCGTAACTAGGACTGATTTGGGGGTCTATTTTTTGAAAATTCACGTTGTTAAATGAGGCATCAAAAGGAATCATACACCATGTTTTTCGCTATCAAATACCATAATTCATTTTAGTCAGACACCTAATAAGAACAAAAGAAAACCACTTTTAATGTGCTAAATTCTCTATTTCGCAATCACATAATCACCAGTACAGTTACATCCTTGTATAATTAGAAATAAGAAAACACCCCACAGGTGAAGATAGTTATTCCCATTAACTGTATCACATCATAAAACTTTAAATTAGTTAAGAGCTTAGATCTGCTGTAACATCGATGAAGAACAGAGGCATACGAAACTGGTATAAACAGAGTGACAGTAATTGCATCACCAAcctgattgaactccaaaatatcaGATTTAAACCGCGTTTGTTCTCCTttatcacacctgatgtctcttGACACATTTGGAATTAAGAGGCCCCCAGGAAGAACAATGTCCTGCACATTTTTCTCATCCAATTCGACCAAACTAGATCCTGACTGATATTGCCTCTTGCAGTACTTGAGCCTAAAATCATTGGTTATGTCAAAACCTTGCCCGAGGGCTTCAATGGCATGCCTGCCCAAAATCTTAGCCTCTGTCATAATTCTCTCTGCAATTCCACACCATACAACCACAATTACCCTTCAACCTCTTATCAACAACTCAAACATGCCAACTTGTaagaaaagtgatgaaattgatctACGTTTCCACATATTCCCAATATGCAAATTTTCTCGCATTGAATTCGTCCAAGTCAGTGCATACCCAGCTAATATTGATCATTCCCAATTATAATATATTGATTCAAGCATACGCTCCCTTAATGTTTAAAGTCAAATACATATACTTTTGATTTATCAAACAGGTTTTCATCCTCACACCATTTTATATGTACTGCATTTTGCCCAGTGTCTCAATATCAATCTCTAAATTCAATGTGATCAATGCTGGTTCTTTTGAATTCTGGTAGTCAGCACAGGGTGACCGGTAACCGGCAACAGACTCTGCAACAAAGTCAAAGTATGGGCTGCGGGGCCATGTGAAAGCCGGTAATCAGATTCTAGAAGTGTGTTTGACACGTAATTCTTGGTATTCAAACATTCCAACGTTGGCATGAGAAAAAATAAATACCAGTATTCCAAATTTCGGTAGTTTTAAATGTAAATACTAGCTTGGTGGGAATGCGGAAAATTTTAAGTGTGTAAGTGTTTGCAGCTAAACTTAGATTATTCCTGGTCTTAGATTGTTATAGCATTTGTTGGTTGAGTATCTACTATTACTAGCATATCTATCTTAATATATCTAGATAAATTATACCCACTAATATACATTTTTGAGGTGTCTATTTAAAGAAAAACACAGATTAAAAATAGGTATCCCATTAGACATCAATTATCTAGAAATGACTTAATTGGTATTGGCAAGCTTCTAGACACCTACGAGTTGAATAGGCATGATAATGAAGCTCTCGTTTTGTGATATACTTAATTGGCCATTGTGTTGAAACTAAATTGCTTCCATTGAATAAATAGTAGAACGAAGTCTGAAATTTGACAGTCAACCCTCCCTGTCATATGATTTATTTATGACGGTGTcacatttcaatgcctttcatttgacattttgggaaaaaattattaattgtaaaaaaaattcattttttgaataaattttatatAATTCTTTTACAATAAatgtcaaaatttgaaattttatctattatgacaagtttctaaattcatatttaagaaaatcttattaaatatatttaaaaaattaaattgactaagtttctaaattcataaaagaaaatacaaactattctaaaaattcatattaaaaattAGAAACAATCATATCATATCGTTTCAATTATAACAAGTTtttaaattcatataagaaaatagaaactattctaaaaattcttATTAAAATATTTTAGAAATTAAAAAACACTTATATTCtaccatttcaaaatattttaaatggaTTTGcattttttataataaacattctatatatatatataatgaattatAGTATTATACAATATACATtacctattataattttttatggtttataaATAATTTGAATTGTCATATATATGGCTTTAGAAAAATATAGCATGTCAATAAATATGGTCTATTAATTTTTTTAGCTGTCATATACCATCCAAAagtgagaagcgcaaagttagggtgctcaactattggGACATCTCCCCTAGACGGTATGTCTCATTAGAATattgtaaatataataataatttttaaatagtataattttacatgAAATAATTCACGGTTTTTCATGTCTTGATCTCTTCATTATTGATTTTTGGATTTGTATTTATAATCACCATTTTAGATCAAATCGATGGGTGCGAACTTTGTATGGTTTACTTTTGCAATCATGCATCTAATCTAacacttttaaaattcaaattttaaatctaTCAATTGCCAACCACTTCACTAGTCATTATGAGCTAATTAGGGTGAAATTATGCTGATTTGCATGCTTGGTTGTTAGATTTAAggacattcattcattaatttgaAAATCATCTAGGAAAATCTATGACTTATTTGAGCACATCTCGATTTCAATTTGTAAATGGGGATTGGATGATTTTTTGTGACCTCAACTATATAACAAAATAAATATGCAATATCAAGATTAAACTATATAATACATATAGCAATTGTTGCAATACTATCCTTAAATGTTCACCTTGTTCCTTGTTAGTTtttaaaaatgtcaaaatgttgtcaaaGAATTTTAAACAAAATCATGTATACAATCCTTGAACACGTTGTCCATCAAATTCATAAAGGTTGATGGAGCATTGTCAAACCAAAAGGAACTATTTATGAGCTCGTAGTTTTTGAAAGGAATATTTAAAGCTATTTTGGGTATATCCTCATCTTTGATCCTCAATTCATAACAATCTAATCTAAGGCCTATCTTAGAAAAGATTGAAATTCCCTTCATTTGATAAAAGAGATAATTGATTTTAGGAAGTGAGGACCTATTCTTTGAAGTTTCTTTATTGAGCATCATGTAGTTAATGCATAATTTGAatgaatcatccttctttttcACAAAAATGGTGGGTGCTCCTCGAGGTGACACACTTAGCCTAATTAGGTCTTTGTTTAACAATTCTTGTAGTTGATCTTAACTCATAATACTCTATACTAATCATTTTGAAAAGAGCTTTAGATTGAGGCTCAATACTATATTTAAGATGTCTATGGAGAAGTCAAATTCTCTTCTTGGTGATAGCCTTGATAGTTCCTTAAGTAAAACATCTCCAAATTCTTGAAGAATTGGATAGTCTTCTATCAGAGGCTCCTTAACATTATTAAGGTCATTAATGTGAATAACATAAAAGTGCACCTTTTCTTTGTGCCTTCTTTATTTGTATTGCAAAAATATGCTGAAGAATTACTTGTTTTTGGATACCAAAAACTTCAATTGGACTATAATTGTCATCCAAACAAGTAGCTATCTTGTCACATGACAATTCACTATGGGCTTGTGTTGAGCTAGCTAATTATTCTTAGGTTATATATCATAGGATCCTTAGGAGGCAGCATATAAGTTGACTTGCATGATAAAGATTGGAAGTTACAATTCACTACATGTTAGACAATGATCCACCTTTTTATCTACTCGAGTCCCATATTAACCCATCCGATAATTAGCCATAAATCTTGTTCTTCTAGGTAACTTTAAAACAATTCTAGGATACACAAAAAATTTAGTTGCACTA contains the following coding sequences:
- the LOC131038063 gene encoding MACPF domain-containing protein At4g24290, producing MTEAKILGRHAIEALGQGFDITNDFRLKYCKRQYQSGSSLVELDEKNVQDIVLPGGLLIPNVSRDIRCDKGEQTRFKSDILEFNQMSELLNQKASISGRIPSGHFNSMYAFTGAWLTDATETKHLAFDGYFISLYSVHLTRSPLVLKEEVKKAVPTFWDPAALARFINTYGTHIIVDVTVGGQDVVFVRQSHSSTLSPTELKRHLDNIGDQLFTGTCSLAPLHAKNRESRQRVPKAFSDIFQPNTLNMDSFSAASSKDGITVICSKRGGLVSLQSHCEWLLTVPTNPEAILFKFIPITSLLAGVPGSGFLSQAINLYLRYKPRIGDLRYFLEFQVHLEWAPMHSELPLGISSKRLPCLSLQFSLMSPKLYVNMAQVSVGRNLVSGLRLYLEGKKCDRLAIHLQYLSTLPKILQPLWYETIFSEAPRWRGSDERDNQFFEPVQKKNYSHICTVAIKHDPNWVKKVGRGVFVVTGAQLQVKGTGSKNVLHLNLQFTRLPNCTIEKSMWDHAPAVSQRSRFLTTLSTTFSTSQQPSKPVPVVLNSAHFPNGPPVPVQSPKLLKFVDTSEICKGPNDIPGHWLLTAARLDINNGKISLQGKFSLLNYRSPVFEDC